From the Bacillus carboniphilus genome, one window contains:
- a CDS encoding TrkH family potassium uptake protein, translating into MVYFGFTIGIQVKGACLLSKKLVSSLSPAQLIVTFYIVAVLVSTFLLSLPFALKPEVNWSFIDVLFTAVSAVSVTGLAVVSTPDTFSTSGVFILLFILQFGGIGIMTLGTFLWMIMRRKIGLKERRLIMTDQNQTNLSGLVHLMRQILSLILIIELCGTLVLGTYFLSYFPTWQEAYLQGLFGAVSATTNAGFDITGNSLIPFANDYFVQFINIILLTLGAIGFPVLVELKEFVTKKNEIHRFQFSLYTKLTTLTFFLLMIFGTIIILLFEANHFFEGKSWHESFFYAFFQSSTTRNGGLATMDVSEFSHPTLWVLCFLMFIGASPSSVGGGVRTTTFAVNLLLLYSFARGYKTIKVFRREIHEDDVIKSVIVTFLALLVCFIAVITLEFTERFSTMEILFEVSSAFGTTGLSMGITPELSSIGKVVIIMLMFIGRIGILSFIFLFNRREVEPNYHYPKERIIIG; encoded by the coding sequence ATGGTCTATTTTGGTTTCACGATAGGTATACAAGTTAAAGGAGCATGTCTCTTGTCTAAAAAACTAGTGAGTAGTTTATCACCAGCGCAACTAATTGTGACTTTTTATATAGTAGCTGTACTGGTTTCAACATTTTTACTAAGTCTACCCTTTGCGTTAAAACCAGAAGTTAACTGGTCTTTTATAGATGTATTATTTACAGCAGTAAGTGCAGTAAGTGTTACAGGACTAGCTGTTGTATCGACACCGGATACCTTTAGTACATCAGGAGTATTTATTTTACTGTTTATCCTCCAATTTGGCGGAATCGGGATTATGACATTAGGTACGTTTTTATGGATGATTATGAGGAGAAAAATTGGTCTCAAAGAAAGACGCCTAATCATGACAGATCAAAACCAAACGAATCTTTCAGGTTTGGTTCATTTAATGAGACAAATTCTAAGTTTAATTTTAATCATAGAATTATGTGGCACACTTGTTTTGGGAACATATTTTCTTAGTTATTTTCCTACATGGCAAGAAGCTTATTTGCAAGGTTTGTTTGGTGCGGTTAGTGCTACCACCAATGCAGGGTTTGACATAACGGGAAATTCCCTTATTCCTTTTGCTAATGATTATTTCGTTCAGTTTATAAACATCATATTATTGACGTTAGGAGCTATCGGATTTCCGGTTTTAGTTGAATTGAAGGAATTCGTGACTAAGAAAAATGAAATTCATCGGTTCCAGTTTTCTTTATATACGAAATTAACCACTTTAACTTTCTTTTTACTTATGATTTTTGGAACAATCATTATTTTATTATTTGAAGCTAACCATTTCTTTGAAGGGAAATCGTGGCATGAGTCGTTTTTCTATGCCTTCTTTCAGTCTTCAACTACTAGAAATGGTGGGTTAGCAACAATGGACGTTAGTGAATTTTCACATCCTACCTTATGGGTACTCTGTTTCTTAATGTTTATTGGTGCATCCCCGAGTTCAGTTGGTGGAGGCGTGCGAACAACCACATTTGCAGTTAATCTATTGTTGTTATATTCCTTTGCTAGGGGCTATAAAACGATAAAAGTTTTTAGACGAGAAATTCACGAGGATGATGTGATAAAGTCTGTAATAGTCACTTTTCTTGCCTTGTTAGTATGTTTTATTGCAGTCATTACTTTAGAATTTACGGAACGTTTTTCTACTATGGAAATTCTGTTTGAAGTAAGTTCTGCATTTGGAACAACTGGATTGTCGATGGGGATTACACCAGAGCTTAGTTCAATCGGTAAAGTTGTCATCATAATGCTTATGTTCATTGGACGTATTGGGATTCTGTCATTTATCTTCTTGTTTAATCGAAGGGAAGTCGAGCCGAATTACCATTATCCGAAAGAGCGGATTATTATTGGGTAG